In Porphyromonas cangingivalis, a genomic segment contains:
- a CDS encoding SusC/RagA family TonB-linked outer membrane protein: MNNYRFMRLLVVFLLMMFGVALQAEAQRPMKVKGVVQTTKGEPLPGATVKVRKGGGTATNIDGEFVITARMGDVLEVSFVGMITQKVKVTAEKMTIVLKDNVKEIDEVVITGYQTIKNRVYTGAAASVKLDDIKLEGVSDVSRMLEGRVAGLSIQNISGSFGSAPRINIRGGASILGNVQPLWVIDGAVYEDLVSLTLDQLASGDAVTLISSAVAGLNASDIEDIQVLKDASATSIYGARALNGVIVITTKSGKRNAPNRISYSYELSMRAIPSYTQFDLLNSQETMSMYMEMDKKGYFSLSNALYGRRSGVYYQMYKALSTINPETGNFYLPNTDEAKAAFLKEREYANTDWFRELFTYKPIHSHTVTFSGGGEHSTTYASVGFYDDKGWTLADNVKRVTANLKNVYHWGESLKTTISAQGNMRNQSAPGTIPQKKNAVIGAFERDFDINPFSYALGTSRTLSPRNSDGTLSYYRNNWAPFNILNEYDNNYMKTNVLDFKVQGEITYNVNRHLRLIALAAARHALTSTSHFIKEGSNVVQAFRANETPDVARQNIYLLRDKDNPLHQPQIALPHGGIFNKTETSMKNYMGRFAVEFNKEMGEHDLRAFGFTEVRHTDRTINPFQGYGIQYDRGNQIFTDPRIFQKLSNEGNSYFSLLNRYERGVTFSGSATYGYAGKYIFNTVLNYEGSNTAGQSAASRWLPTWNVGVKWNLDREEFMKGYSHISGLALRASYGLTAKMNEEAISSTAVFKNIITNRFDIKDRENALRILHLENRDLTWEKMYELNIGADIRLFGGRLNTTLDVYQRNSFDLIDLVRTSGIGGQYYKYANFGDMRTRGVELLIHSKNIVSDDFSWTTNLTLSAMDQKITRLLNTPNTFDMVAGTGRGNIVDFPRGSLFSFNFQGLNANGLPTFDFGLYPSNQSPNNNVHGADFLDAQYSKSYLIYHGPIEPVYIGGLSNTFRYKEWELSFFITMQAGNKIRLNPTFDPNFADLNVFSKEYYDRWLNPGEELKTDVPTLPSQDLIRQIGVENIERAYNTYNYSQMRVADGSFVRMKNISLGYNLPKKMREALKLQHAGLKVNVTNPFLIYADKKLKGQDPEYYKSGGVSLPTPRQLTMTLNIGF, encoded by the coding sequence ATGAACAACTACAGATTTATGAGGTTACTCGTCGTCTTCCTTTTGATGATGTTCGGCGTTGCGCTCCAAGCGGAGGCTCAGCGTCCCATGAAGGTCAAAGGGGTCGTACAGACCACCAAGGGCGAGCCCCTACCCGGTGCGACCGTCAAGGTACGCAAGGGGGGTGGTACAGCAACCAATATCGATGGCGAGTTCGTCATCACGGCCCGTATGGGTGATGTCCTCGAAGTGAGCTTCGTGGGGATGATCACACAGAAGGTCAAGGTGACGGCCGAAAAGATGACCATCGTCCTCAAAGACAATGTCAAGGAGATCGACGAAGTCGTCATCACGGGCTATCAGACGATCAAGAACAGAGTCTACACCGGTGCTGCGGCATCGGTCAAGCTCGATGACATCAAGCTCGAAGGGGTGAGCGACGTCTCTCGTATGCTTGAGGGTCGTGTGGCGGGTCTGTCGATACAGAACATCTCCGGATCTTTCGGCTCGGCACCCCGCATCAACATCCGTGGGGGTGCATCCATCCTCGGCAACGTACAGCCCCTGTGGGTCATCGACGGTGCTGTGTATGAGGACTTGGTGTCGCTCACGCTGGATCAGCTGGCTTCGGGAGATGCTGTGACATTGATCAGTTCGGCTGTCGCAGGACTCAATGCTTCGGACATCGAAGACATACAGGTACTCAAGGATGCTTCGGCCACCTCCATATACGGAGCTCGTGCCCTCAATGGTGTGATCGTCATCACGACAAAGTCGGGCAAGCGCAATGCTCCGAACCGCATCTCATACTCGTACGAACTCAGTATGAGGGCCATCCCATCATACACACAGTTTGACCTCCTCAACTCCCAGGAGACGATGTCGATGTACATGGAAATGGACAAGAAGGGGTACTTCTCTCTCTCCAACGCCCTCTACGGCAGACGAAGTGGGGTGTACTATCAGATGTACAAGGCTCTGAGCACGATCAATCCGGAGACAGGCAACTTCTACCTCCCCAACACGGACGAGGCCAAGGCTGCCTTCCTCAAGGAGAGGGAGTATGCCAATACGGACTGGTTCAGAGAGCTCTTTACCTACAAGCCTATACACAGCCACACGGTGACATTTTCGGGCGGTGGAGAGCACTCCACCACGTATGCATCGGTGGGCTTCTATGACGATAAGGGGTGGACACTCGCGGACAACGTGAAGCGTGTGACTGCCAACCTCAAGAATGTCTACCACTGGGGAGAGAGCCTCAAGACCACGATCTCCGCTCAGGGTAATATGCGTAACCAGTCGGCTCCGGGAACCATCCCTCAGAAGAAGAATGCGGTCATCGGTGCATTCGAGAGAGACTTCGACATCAACCCATTCTCTTACGCTCTCGGTACGAGCCGTACGCTCTCGCCACGCAACAGTGATGGTACGCTCTCTTACTACCGAAACAACTGGGCACCGTTCAACATACTCAACGAGTACGACAACAACTACATGAAGACCAACGTATTGGACTTCAAGGTACAGGGAGAGATCACCTACAATGTCAATCGTCACCTCCGACTCATCGCTCTTGCGGCCGCTCGTCATGCCCTTACGAGCACTTCGCACTTCATCAAGGAGGGCTCGAACGTGGTACAGGCCTTTCGTGCCAACGAAACACCCGATGTGGCTCGCCAAAACATCTATCTCCTCAGGGATAAGGATAACCCGCTACACCAGCCTCAGATCGCTCTCCCTCACGGAGGCATCTTCAACAAGACGGAGACGTCGATGAAGAACTATATGGGGAGATTTGCGGTGGAGTTCAACAAGGAGATGGGAGAGCACGACCTCCGTGCGTTCGGATTTACAGAGGTACGCCATACCGATCGTACGATCAATCCGTTTCAAGGCTATGGGATACAGTACGACAGGGGTAATCAGATATTTACAGACCCTCGGATATTCCAAAAGTTGTCCAACGAAGGCAACAGCTACTTCTCTCTCCTCAACAGATACGAGAGAGGTGTGACCTTCTCCGGAAGTGCCACCTACGGCTACGCAGGGAAGTACATCTTCAACACCGTGCTGAACTACGAAGGCTCCAACACCGCAGGACAGTCGGCAGCCTCTCGTTGGCTACCGACATGGAACGTGGGTGTGAAGTGGAACCTCGACCGTGAGGAGTTCATGAAGGGATACAGCCATATCTCGGGACTTGCGCTCCGTGCGAGCTATGGTCTCACCGCAAAGATGAACGAGGAGGCGATCAGCTCGACCGCTGTCTTCAAAAACATCATCACCAACAGATTCGACATCAAGGACAGAGAGAATGCCCTCCGTATCCTGCACCTCGAAAACCGTGACTTGACATGGGAAAAGATGTACGAACTCAATATCGGTGCGGACATCAGGCTCTTCGGCGGCCGTCTCAATACGACCCTCGATGTCTATCAACGTAACTCGTTCGACCTCATCGACCTTGTGCGCACATCGGGCATCGGAGGGCAGTACTACAAGTATGCCAACTTCGGCGACATGAGGACAAGAGGGGTGGAGCTCCTCATCCATTCGAAGAACATCGTCTCCGACGACTTCTCCTGGACGACAAACCTCACCCTCAGTGCGATGGATCAGAAGATCACACGCCTCCTCAACACGCCCAATACCTTCGACATGGTGGCAGGTACGGGACGAGGCAACATCGTGGACTTCCCACGGGGATCGCTCTTCTCATTCAATTTCCAAGGGCTCAATGCCAATGGTCTGCCGACGTTTGACTTCGGTCTCTATCCATCGAACCAGAGTCCGAACAACAACGTCCACGGCGCAGACTTCCTCGATGCACAGTACTCCAAGTCGTACCTCATCTATCACGGTCCTATCGAGCCCGTGTACATCGGAGGTCTCTCGAATACGTTCAGGTACAAGGAGTGGGAGCTGTCGTTCTTCATCACGATGCAGGCAGGCAACAAGATCCGTCTCAATCCGACCTTCGATCCCAACTTCGCCGACCTCAATGTCTTCTCCAAGGAGTACTACGACCGTTGGCTCAATCCCGGCGAAGAGCTGAAGACCGACGTGCCTACACTGCCATCGCAGGACTTGATCCGTCAGATCGGTGTCGAAAACATAGAGAGAGCATACAATACCTACAACTACTCTCAGATGCGTGTCGCAGATGGTAGCTTTGTACGTATGAAGAATATCTCTCTCGGCTACAACCTGCCAAAGAAGATGAGAGAAGCCCTCAAACTCCAACACGCAGGCTTGAAGGTGAATGTCACCAACCCATTCTTGATCTATGCCGACAAGAAGCTCAAAGGACAAGATCCCGAGTACTACAAGTCGGGTGGGGTATCTCTCCCCACACCGAGACAGTTGACAATGACATTGAACATCGGATTTTAA
- a CDS encoding TonB-dependent receptor family protein, with product MKRSKFLFTCVVALTPLTLAAQKVEHERDTTYNLKEFVVVTKPMLGSKFQARNRTGSAYFLSPEEIAKLEYTDVIRMLRSVPGVNMYEEDGYGLRPNISLRGTKAERSERVSIMEDGVLAAPAPYSAPAAYYFPNAARMHAVEVLKGSSQVQYGPFTTGGAVNLVSTPIPDRFSGKVNFSYGTNNTIKGHFNIGDRSRHFGYLVEYLRYQSDGFKKFADGDKEGFKRNDVLAKFVANTDNEEGINQALELKFGYADEYSHESYVGLSEQDFKATPFLKYPGSRMDDMTTRHMQWVATYLLELTPTLKITTNAYYNTFHRNWYKLNDVRAGVTKDEKRSIERVLADPETNAAYFDILTGRKDYDGEALIVRANNRNYKSRGIQSKMEYNFRLGSVYNNLEAAIRYHMDEEDRFQWDDSYSIKGGKMSLFLPGIHGTQANRITSANALAAYILNKVRWDKLTVTAGVRYEDVDLLKKDYTKADLRRTGGVRIETPNHARAIIPSLGVNYEFAKFLSVFSGVHKGFAPPSAELYQKPESSINVELGTRFSTSAVKAEIIGFYNDYSNMLGSDLAAGGGLGTLEQFNVGAALVRGVEFLLQAQLIGESFALKLPFQVSYTYTDTEMKNSFDSNAWGTVHVGDEIPYIYKHALNVQLGAEYKRVDATVNVRYNSDMRTTPGQGSIAESERVPAHVIIDASAHWRPTDRLTLSVNAINLADKTYITSRHPSGLRAGHPFGIFGGFTYRF from the coding sequence ATGAAGCGATCAAAATTTCTCTTTACGTGTGTTGTAGCTCTGACTCCGCTCACCCTCGCGGCTCAGAAGGTCGAGCACGAACGCGACACGACGTACAATCTGAAAGAGTTTGTGGTGGTGACCAAGCCGATGCTTGGGAGCAAGTTCCAAGCACGCAACCGTACAGGATCGGCGTACTTCCTGTCTCCCGAAGAGATAGCGAAGCTGGAGTACACGGACGTCATCCGTATGCTCAGATCCGTGCCGGGGGTCAATATGTATGAGGAGGATGGCTACGGCCTCCGCCCCAATATCAGCCTCCGTGGTACCAAGGCAGAGCGTAGCGAACGTGTATCGATCATGGAGGATGGTGTCCTTGCGGCTCCTGCGCCTTACTCGGCACCGGCAGCCTACTACTTCCCCAACGCTGCGAGGATGCACGCTGTCGAGGTACTCAAGGGTAGCAGTCAGGTACAGTACGGACCATTCACCACCGGTGGTGCCGTCAACCTCGTCTCGACCCCTATCCCTGACAGATTTTCGGGTAAGGTCAACTTCTCTTACGGTACAAACAACACGATCAAAGGTCACTTCAACATCGGCGACCGCTCTCGTCACTTCGGCTACCTTGTCGAGTACCTCCGCTATCAGTCGGATGGCTTCAAGAAGTTTGCCGACGGAGACAAGGAAGGCTTCAAGCGCAACGATGTGCTGGCAAAGTTTGTCGCCAATACGGACAACGAAGAAGGCATCAATCAGGCTCTCGAACTGAAGTTCGGCTATGCCGACGAATACTCCCACGAGTCTTACGTAGGTCTCTCGGAGCAAGACTTCAAGGCCACACCGTTCTTGAAGTACCCCGGCTCTCGCATGGACGACATGACGACCCGGCACATGCAGTGGGTAGCGACCTATCTCCTCGAACTCACTCCGACACTCAAGATCACGACCAATGCGTACTACAATACCTTCCATCGTAACTGGTACAAGCTCAACGATGTGCGTGCAGGTGTCACGAAGGATGAGAAGCGAAGCATAGAGCGGGTACTGGCCGATCCCGAGACCAATGCGGCTTACTTCGACATCCTTACGGGGCGTAAAGATTATGACGGTGAGGCACTCATCGTTCGTGCGAACAACCGTAACTACAAGTCGCGTGGCATCCAGTCCAAGATGGAGTACAACTTCCGCCTCGGCAGTGTGTACAACAACCTCGAAGCAGCCATACGCTATCACATGGACGAAGAGGATCGTTTCCAATGGGATGACAGCTACTCCATCAAAGGAGGTAAGATGTCCCTCTTCCTCCCCGGCATCCACGGCACACAAGCCAATCGTATCACTTCGGCCAATGCCCTCGCTGCTTATATCCTCAACAAAGTACGCTGGGACAAGCTCACTGTGACCGCAGGGGTGCGCTATGAGGATGTGGATCTGCTGAAGAAGGACTACACCAAGGCCGACCTCCGTCGCACCGGTGGGGTGAGGATCGAGACGCCTAACCACGCGAGAGCCATCATCCCAAGCCTTGGGGTGAACTATGAGTTTGCCAAGTTCTTGTCCGTCTTCTCGGGCGTACACAAGGGTTTTGCGCCACCGAGTGCGGAGCTCTATCAGAAGCCTGAGAGCAGTATCAATGTGGAGCTTGGCACACGCTTCTCGACCTCGGCGGTGAAGGCCGAGATCATCGGATTTTACAACGATTACAGCAACATGCTCGGTAGCGACCTTGCCGCAGGCGGTGGTCTCGGTACGCTGGAGCAGTTCAACGTCGGTGCCGCCCTCGTGCGAGGTGTGGAGTTTCTCCTTCAGGCACAGTTGATCGGCGAGAGCTTCGCCCTCAAACTGCCCTTCCAAGTCTCTTATACTTATACCGACACGGAGATGAAAAACTCCTTCGACAGCAATGCCTGGGGCACTGTCCACGTCGGTGATGAGATCCCATACATCTACAAGCACGCCCTCAATGTACAGCTCGGCGCAGAGTACAAGAGGGTCGATGCGACGGTCAACGTGCGCTACAACAGCGATATGCGTACCACACCGGGACAAGGCTCCATCGCTGAATCGGAGCGTGTCCCTGCGCACGTCATCATCGACGCATCGGCACACTGGAGACCTACGGACAGACTCACCCTCTCGGTCAATGCCATCAACCTTGCCGACAAGACCTATATCACCTCTCGTCACCCCTCGGGCTTGAGAGCAGGGCATCCGTTCGGCATCTTCGGAGGGTTCACTTATCGTTTTTGA
- the tpiA gene encoding triose-phosphate isomerase, translated as MRKNIVAGNWKMNTSLAEGILLAKDVKASIEGKTLRCDVILGVPFTHLASVAEVVKGSPIKVAAEDCAAYDKGAYTGEVSAEMVASTGATHVILGHSERRMYFKECHETLAKKVRLALDNGLTPIFCIGEVLEEREAGKHFEVVSRQVEESLFGLSETDFRKVILAYEPVWAIGTGKTATAEQAQEIHDHIRKAVAKKYGEAVAQDCSILYGGSCNGGNASELFSKPDVDGGLIGGAALTAEKFLPIIEAFDKN; from the coding sequence ATGAGAAAGAATATCGTAGCAGGAAACTGGAAAATGAATACATCCCTCGCTGAGGGTATCCTCCTTGCCAAGGACGTCAAGGCATCCATAGAGGGCAAGACACTCCGATGTGATGTCATCCTCGGTGTCCCCTTCACACACCTCGCCTCTGTCGCAGAGGTCGTCAAGGGCTCACCCATCAAGGTGGCTGCCGAAGATTGTGCAGCTTACGACAAGGGGGCATACACGGGCGAAGTGTCGGCAGAGATGGTCGCTTCGACAGGTGCGACACACGTCATCTTGGGTCACTCCGAGCGTCGTATGTACTTCAAGGAATGCCACGAGACCCTTGCAAAAAAGGTACGATTGGCACTTGACAACGGTCTTACGCCCATCTTCTGTATAGGAGAAGTGCTCGAAGAGCGTGAGGCCGGCAAGCACTTCGAAGTCGTCAGTCGCCAAGTGGAGGAGTCTCTCTTCGGTCTCTCCGAAACAGACTTCCGCAAGGTCATCCTCGCCTACGAACCCGTATGGGCCATCGGTACAGGCAAGACAGCAACAGCAGAGCAGGCTCAAGAGATCCACGATCACATCCGCAAGGCCGTGGCGAAGAAGTATGGCGAAGCCGTAGCCCAAGACTGCTCCATCCTCTATGGAGGCAGCTGCAACGGTGGTAATGCTTCCGAGCTCTTCTCCAAGCCCGATGTCGATGGAGGTCTCATCGGAGGAGCTGCGCTCACAGCAGAGAAGTTCCTCCCCATCATCGAGGCCTTCGACAAAAACTGA
- a CDS encoding BT_3928 family protein, which translates to MKKSIQCLVWGARIVLSLLFIFSGLMKGIDPMGTAIKIEEYFATASLPMTSWLAMSGSVALCLFEFTLGVTLLIGVWRRIAGALATIMMTAMTLLTLYIMIKDPISDCGCFGDAMKLSNEATFVKNLLLLPLAFVLLHYSEYVSPLMSFRRGKLAVVGFGLVMANFLFATVTDLPAIDFRPFKVGTNLLEVKSAQKAQMDNPENFRFVYSKDGEERVFKMNELDQVDSTWVFVRDASQEPMAEVQVTAADFALTDVDGSDVSHRLMTAQPYMLVYCAGLKGGDKLLSERDRLERLSKIAYDLNGSFYIATAHTLPTDYEAPVWSLRDIASLYHMDATLMKTVVRSDPALLIISDGVLVRKVADRKIDSLIEDKDFVAKVFDAEYNLSAAKRAGIMKFVPFVIALLVLGLLLFFDKKNVLTYKPR; encoded by the coding sequence ATGAAAAAGAGTATACAATGCCTCGTCTGGGGGGCTCGTATCGTCCTGAGCCTGCTCTTCATCTTCTCCGGTCTCATGAAGGGGATAGACCCCATGGGCACGGCGATCAAGATCGAAGAGTACTTCGCCACGGCATCGTTGCCGATGACGTCTTGGCTTGCGATGTCGGGGTCGGTGGCTCTGTGCCTGTTTGAGTTTACCCTCGGAGTGACTCTGCTCATCGGGGTATGGCGCAGGATCGCAGGGGCACTCGCGACGATCATGATGACAGCGATGACGTTGCTCACGCTCTATATCATGATCAAGGATCCTATCAGCGACTGCGGATGCTTCGGCGATGCGATGAAGCTGAGCAATGAGGCGACTTTTGTCAAGAACCTCCTGCTCCTGCCCCTCGCATTTGTGCTCCTCCACTATTCGGAGTATGTGAGTCCGTTGATGTCCTTCCGCAGAGGCAAACTGGCAGTGGTGGGCTTTGGACTCGTGATGGCAAACTTCCTCTTTGCCACCGTCACAGATCTCCCTGCCATAGACTTCAGACCGTTCAAGGTGGGGACCAACCTCTTGGAGGTCAAGTCGGCACAGAAGGCGCAGATGGACAACCCCGAAAACTTCCGCTTCGTCTACAGTAAAGATGGCGAAGAGCGTGTCTTCAAGATGAACGAACTCGACCAAGTCGACTCGACATGGGTCTTCGTAAGAGATGCCTCTCAGGAGCCTATGGCAGAGGTACAGGTCACGGCGGCAGACTTCGCACTCACCGATGTCGATGGGAGCGATGTGTCGCACCGACTGATGACTGCGCAGCCCTATATGCTGGTGTACTGTGCAGGTCTCAAGGGAGGTGACAAGCTCCTTTCAGAGCGTGATCGTCTGGAACGCCTCTCGAAGATCGCCTACGACCTCAACGGCTCGTTCTACATCGCCACGGCACACACCCTACCTACCGATTACGAAGCCCCCGTGTGGTCGCTCAGAGACATCGCCTCGCTGTACCACATGGATGCCACGCTCATGAAGACCGTCGTGCGCTCAGACCCTGCTCTCCTCATCATCAGTGACGGAGTACTCGTACGCAAGGTGGCTGACCGCAAGATAGACAGCCTCATCGAAGACAAGGACTTTGTCGCCAAAGTGTTCGATGCCGAGTACAACCTCTCTGCCGCCAAGCGTGCAGGCATAATGAAGTTTGTACCCTTTGTCATTGCATTGCTGGTGCTGGGTCTCTTGCTCTTCTTCGACAAAAAGAATGTATTAACCTATAAACCAAGATGA
- a CDS encoding DUF1599 domain-containing protein: MAHTPDTSRQYDEVVQECRSLFVAKLQDYGASWRIMRPTSMTDQIFIKVNRIRTIQDKGISLVGDGIRGEFVAIINYGIMGLIQLDKGHTELPEEQVDEIIEWYDHYASVAKSLMQSKNHDYDEAWRSMRIASLTDMILTKVFRTKQIEDHKGQTNVSEGIDANYLDMINYAVFALIRLNEEKEGKA; encoded by the coding sequence ATGGCTCATACCCCCGATACATCGAGACAGTACGATGAGGTAGTACAGGAGTGTCGTTCGCTCTTCGTCGCGAAGCTCCAAGACTATGGTGCATCGTGGCGCATCATGCGCCCCACCTCCATGACCGACCAGATCTTCATCAAGGTCAATAGGATACGTACCATACAGGACAAAGGCATCAGCCTCGTGGGAGACGGCATCCGTGGGGAGTTCGTCGCCATCATCAACTACGGCATCATGGGACTCATTCAGCTCGACAAGGGGCACACAGAGTTGCCCGAAGAGCAGGTCGATGAGATCATCGAGTGGTACGACCACTATGCTTCGGTGGCGAAGTCCCTCATGCAGTCCAAAAACCACGACTACGATGAGGCTTGGCGCAGTATGCGTATCGCATCGCTCACGGACATGATCCTCACGAAGGTCTTCCGTACCAAGCAGATCGAGGACCATAAGGGACAGACCAATGTCTCCGAGGGGATAGATGCCAATTATCTCGATATGATCAACTACGCCGTCTTTGCGCTCATCAGACTCAACGAAGAGAAGGAGGGCAAAGCATGA
- the pepE gene encoding dipeptidase PepE, with product MRLLLISNSASPGETYLEKPGADIARHLGDAKGDVVFIPFAGVTMTFDDYVTKVNAALAPHGVKVRGIHTFDEPLRAIAEAKAIMIGGGNTFRLLKMMQESGIINAIRERVKAGVPYVGWSAGANVACPTICTTNDMPIVEPLSFEALGFVPFQINPHYLDAHPEGHGGETREQRIREYLVANPGVRVVGLREGSRMFYEGGKLTLVGEHTARLFLFGDEPREVAPSEDVNFLLRKP from the coding sequence ATGAGACTACTTCTTATCAGCAACTCGGCATCTCCCGGAGAGACTTATCTCGAAAAACCAGGCGCAGACATCGCTCGTCACCTCGGCGATGCCAAGGGTGATGTGGTATTTATTCCGTTTGCAGGGGTCACGATGACCTTTGACGATTATGTCACAAAGGTCAATGCCGCGCTTGCACCGCACGGTGTCAAGGTAAGAGGTATCCATACCTTCGACGAGCCTCTTCGTGCCATTGCCGAAGCCAAGGCGATCATGATCGGTGGTGGCAATACCTTCCGCCTCCTCAAGATGATGCAAGAGTCTGGGATCATCAATGCCATCCGTGAACGCGTCAAGGCCGGTGTACCCTATGTAGGATGGAGCGCAGGTGCCAATGTGGCTTGCCCTACGATCTGTACGACGAACGATATGCCTATCGTCGAGCCATTGAGCTTCGAGGCACTCGGCTTTGTCCCCTTCCAGATCAATCCTCACTACCTCGATGCACATCCCGAAGGGCATGGAGGAGAGACTCGTGAACAACGCATCCGCGAGTATCTCGTGGCCAACCCCGGTGTCCGTGTCGTAGGACTCAGGGAGGGCTCTCGAATGTTTTACGAAGGTGGCAAGTTGACCCTCGTGGGCGAGCATACCGCACGTCTCTTCCTCTTCGGCGATGAGCCTCGTGAAGTGGCTCCGAGCGAAGATGTCAACTTCCTCTTGCGCAAGCCTTGA